Proteins from a genomic interval of Nasonia vitripennis strain AsymCx chromosome 3, Nvit_psr_1.1, whole genome shotgun sequence:
- the LOC100116455 gene encoding rab proteins geranylgeranyltransferase component A 1 isoform X1, which translates to MEDDLPTEYDVIVVGTGMTESIVAAAASRIGKRVLHLDSNEYYGGLWATFNFDGLQKWMEDLKTSKNDTRDFKPDLEDGEKFLKASNQYSTVENIVEEWFVSHDADLPAVSTKDTQTEGTSDTSAEGTEKTDEDKTDKKETKHWSIDRIKKEYRRFNIDLAPKLLYARGELVELLISSNIARYAEFRAVSRVATCMDGKLVQVPCSRADVFANKTVGVIEKRMLMQLLTSCLEQGADSPEFDGYRDKTFVEYLNTKNLTPIVKHYVMQAIAMATDKTSCRDGVNRTKHFLNSLGRYGNTPFLWPMYGSGELPQCFCRLCAVFGGVYCLKRHLDGVVVNGEKCKAILTGKQRLSLEHLVVGQGHLPPEIVASTGENQISRGIFITDRSIMQGEKENLTLLYYPPEEAGQEAVTIIELGPLTNACPQGLFMVHMTCKRTKTAQEDLAYVVKRFLRAKTLESNVSRTPTDSHTQTVAPDQQQAQEGSRGDKDVTAENPMPQVLWSLYLNLPASDIKLNESAPSNIHLCSGPDLDLDFDFAVNQAKEIFKAMYPSEDFLPRAPDPEEIVLEGEEAPGPKFEGDNTSGENEKQDDEKAEKEG; encoded by the exons ATGGAGGACGATCTGCCGACCGAGTACGATGTCATCGTCGTCGGGACAG GAATGACCGAGTCTATTGTTGCTGCGGCAGCAAGTAGAATCGGCAAGAGAGTTCTACACTTGGACAG CAATGAGTACTATGGAGGACTCTGGGCAACCTTCAATTTCGATGGGTTGCAAAAATGGATGGAAGACCTTAAGACGAGTAAGAACGACACTAGAGACTTCAAGCCAGACTTGGAGGATGGTGAAAAGTTCTTGAAGGCGAGCAATCAGTATTCGACCGTTGAGAATATTGTTGAAGAGTGGTTCGTTTCCCA TGACGCAGACTTGCCTGCAGTTTCTACAAAAGATACCCAAACTGAAGGCACAAGCGATACCAGTGCTGAAGGGACTGAAAAAACCGATGAGGATAAAACTGACAAAAAGGAAACGAAACACTGGAGTATAGATCGTATCAAGAAGGAATACAGAAGATTCAACATTGATTTGGCACCAAAA CTGCTTTATGCTCGAGGTGAACTAGTGGAGCTCTTGATTTCGAGCAACATTGCTCGTTATGCAGAGTTCCGAGCAGTATCTAGAGTTGCAACATGCATGGATGGCAAACTTGTTCAAGTTCCTTGCTCTAGAGCTGACGTTTTCGCCAACAAAACTGTGGGTGTTATTGAGAAGAGAATGCTCATGCAGTTACTCACATCTTGTTTAGAACAAGGAGCTGACAGTCCAGAGTTTGATG GATACCGTGATAAGACCTTTGTGGAATATTTGAACACCAAAAATTTAACACCAATTGTTAAACACTATGTGATGCAAGCTATAGCCATGGCTACCGATAAAACGTCTTGTAGAGACGGCGTTAATCGTACAAAGCATTTCCTTAACAGTCTTGGCCGTTACGGAAACACACCTTTCTTGTGGCCTATGTATGGTAGCGGAGAATTACCGCAATGTTTCTGCAG ATTATGCGCTGTTTTTGGTGGAGTATATTGCTTGAAACGTCATCTGGATGGCGTCGTGGTTAATGGTGAAAAATGTAAAGCTATTTTGACTGGAAAACAAAGGCTATCTCTTGAACATCTTGTTGTTGGGCAAGGTCACCTGCCTCCAGAAATCGTTGCTTCGACTGGTGAAAACCAAATATCTCGTGGTATTTTTATTACTGATAG ATCAATCATGcagggagaaaaagaaaatttgacACTTTTATACTATCCACCAGAAGAAGCGGGTCAAGAAGCTGTAACGATTATTGAACTAGGACCGCTTACGAACGCTTGTCCACAAGGACTTT TTATGGTTCACATGACATGTAAACGTACGAAAACAGCTCAAGAAGATCTGGCCTATGTTGTCAAGAGATTCTTACGCGCTAAGACTCTGGAAAGTAACGTTTCCCGTACTCCGACGGATTCCCATACACAGACTGTTGCTCCCGATCAGCAGCAAGCTCAA gaggGTAGTCGAGGAGATAAAGATGTAACTGCCGAAAACCCGATGCCTCAAGTATTATGGTCCTTGTACCTTAATTTACCAGCCAGTGATATTAAACTTAATGAATCTGCTCCAAGCAATATTCATCTTTGTTCTGGTCCTGATCtagatttagattttgattttgcTGTCAACCAG GcaaaagaaattttcaaagctATGTACCCGAGCGAGGACTTTTTGCCACGAGCTCCCGATCCAGAGGAAATCGTCTTGGAAGGAGAAGAAGCACCAGGACCGAAATTCGAAGGAGACAATACATCGGGTGAAAACGAAAAACAAGACGACGAAAAAGCAGAAAAGGAAGGATAA
- the LOC100116455 gene encoding rab proteins geranylgeranyltransferase component A 1 isoform X2: MEDDLPTEYDVIVVGTGMTESIVAAAASRIGKRVLHLDSNEYYGGLWATFNFDGLQKWMEDLKTSKNDTRDFKPDLEDGEKFLKASNQYSTVENIVEECDADLPAVSTKDTQTEGTSDTSAEGTEKTDEDKTDKKETKHWSIDRIKKEYRRFNIDLAPKLLYARGELVELLISSNIARYAEFRAVSRVATCMDGKLVQVPCSRADVFANKTVGVIEKRMLMQLLTSCLEQGADSPEFDGYRDKTFVEYLNTKNLTPIVKHYVMQAIAMATDKTSCRDGVNRTKHFLNSLGRYGNTPFLWPMYGSGELPQCFCRLCAVFGGVYCLKRHLDGVVVNGEKCKAILTGKQRLSLEHLVVGQGHLPPEIVASTGENQISRGIFITDRSIMQGEKENLTLLYYPPEEAGQEAVTIIELGPLTNACPQGLFMVHMTCKRTKTAQEDLAYVVKRFLRAKTLESNVSRTPTDSHTQTVAPDQQQAQEGSRGDKDVTAENPMPQVLWSLYLNLPASDIKLNESAPSNIHLCSGPDLDLDFDFAVNQAKEIFKAMYPSEDFLPRAPDPEEIVLEGEEAPGPKFEGDNTSGENEKQDDEKAEKEG; encoded by the exons ATGGAGGACGATCTGCCGACCGAGTACGATGTCATCGTCGTCGGGACAG GAATGACCGAGTCTATTGTTGCTGCGGCAGCAAGTAGAATCGGCAAGAGAGTTCTACACTTGGACAG CAATGAGTACTATGGAGGACTCTGGGCAACCTTCAATTTCGATGGGTTGCAAAAATGGATGGAAGACCTTAAGACGAGTAAGAACGACACTAGAGACTTCAAGCCAGACTTGGAGGATGGTGAAAAGTTCTTGAAGGCGAGCAATCAGTATTCGACCGTTGAGAATATTGTTGAAGAGTG TGACGCAGACTTGCCTGCAGTTTCTACAAAAGATACCCAAACTGAAGGCACAAGCGATACCAGTGCTGAAGGGACTGAAAAAACCGATGAGGATAAAACTGACAAAAAGGAAACGAAACACTGGAGTATAGATCGTATCAAGAAGGAATACAGAAGATTCAACATTGATTTGGCACCAAAA CTGCTTTATGCTCGAGGTGAACTAGTGGAGCTCTTGATTTCGAGCAACATTGCTCGTTATGCAGAGTTCCGAGCAGTATCTAGAGTTGCAACATGCATGGATGGCAAACTTGTTCAAGTTCCTTGCTCTAGAGCTGACGTTTTCGCCAACAAAACTGTGGGTGTTATTGAGAAGAGAATGCTCATGCAGTTACTCACATCTTGTTTAGAACAAGGAGCTGACAGTCCAGAGTTTGATG GATACCGTGATAAGACCTTTGTGGAATATTTGAACACCAAAAATTTAACACCAATTGTTAAACACTATGTGATGCAAGCTATAGCCATGGCTACCGATAAAACGTCTTGTAGAGACGGCGTTAATCGTACAAAGCATTTCCTTAACAGTCTTGGCCGTTACGGAAACACACCTTTCTTGTGGCCTATGTATGGTAGCGGAGAATTACCGCAATGTTTCTGCAG ATTATGCGCTGTTTTTGGTGGAGTATATTGCTTGAAACGTCATCTGGATGGCGTCGTGGTTAATGGTGAAAAATGTAAAGCTATTTTGACTGGAAAACAAAGGCTATCTCTTGAACATCTTGTTGTTGGGCAAGGTCACCTGCCTCCAGAAATCGTTGCTTCGACTGGTGAAAACCAAATATCTCGTGGTATTTTTATTACTGATAG ATCAATCATGcagggagaaaaagaaaatttgacACTTTTATACTATCCACCAGAAGAAGCGGGTCAAGAAGCTGTAACGATTATTGAACTAGGACCGCTTACGAACGCTTGTCCACAAGGACTTT TTATGGTTCACATGACATGTAAACGTACGAAAACAGCTCAAGAAGATCTGGCCTATGTTGTCAAGAGATTCTTACGCGCTAAGACTCTGGAAAGTAACGTTTCCCGTACTCCGACGGATTCCCATACACAGACTGTTGCTCCCGATCAGCAGCAAGCTCAA gaggGTAGTCGAGGAGATAAAGATGTAACTGCCGAAAACCCGATGCCTCAAGTATTATGGTCCTTGTACCTTAATTTACCAGCCAGTGATATTAAACTTAATGAATCTGCTCCAAGCAATATTCATCTTTGTTCTGGTCCTGATCtagatttagattttgattttgcTGTCAACCAG GcaaaagaaattttcaaagctATGTACCCGAGCGAGGACTTTTTGCCACGAGCTCCCGATCCAGAGGAAATCGTCTTGGAAGGAGAAGAAGCACCAGGACCGAAATTCGAAGGAGACAATACATCGGGTGAAAACGAAAAACAAGACGACGAAAAAGCAGAAAAGGAAGGATAA
- the LOC100116491 gene encoding cyclin-A1, whose protein sequence is MATIRVHEDQENRRLPGKENVGLAQQQNKRAVLGVLSNNFVRSAKPDACKENEKFGKAKQNNYVAPYIEPFTIYEEKKEEPTFQIYEDKLQTESSIVLRDAHETKKIEVKQSIEVKVTVEREKPVLEVNPTIQSTVQPYRPVLQEIEEYKHDNVLSPEEGPMSLDKSLLLTGSNQKDSRSRRETCKTSRSNFYDIDEYRADIYHYFKSVEVMHRPKPGYMKKQPDITYSMRTILVDWLVEVSEEYRLQTETLYLAVSYIDRFLSYMSVVRAKLQLVGTAAMFIAAKYEEIYPPEVGEFVYITDDTYTKKQVLRMEHLILRVLSFDLTVPTPLAFLMEYCISNNLSEKIQYLAMYLCELSLLEADPYLQYLPSHLAASAIALARHTLREEVWPHELELSSGYSLQDLKECINHLQRTFKNAPNLPQQAIQEKYKSNKYGHVALLLPRSSEPFECEDSESA, encoded by the exons ATGGCAACGATACGCGTGCACGAGGATCAGGAGAATCGTCGGCTTCCCGGCAAGGAGAACGTCGGACTGGCGCAGCAACAGAACAAGCGGGCCGTCCTCGGGGTGCTTTCCAACAACTTTGTCAGGAGCGCCAAGCCT GATGCTtgcaaagaaaatgaaaaatttggcAAAGCAAAACAGAACAACTATGTTGCTCCTTACATTGAGCCATTCACCATCTatgaagagaagaaagaggagCCAACGTTCCAAATCTATGAAGACAAACTGCAGACTGAATCTTCTATTGTTTTGAGAGATGCACAcgaaactaaaaaaattgaagttaAACAATCAATAGAAGTGAAGGTCACAGTGGAAAGGGAGAAGCCTGTCTTGGAAGTCAACCCAACCATACAAAGCACTGTTCAACCATATAGACCTGTTCTTCAAGAAATTGAAGAGTACAAACACGACAATGTCCTTTCACCTGAGGAGGGTCCTATGTCTTTAGACAAATCGCTTCTTTTAACAGGATCCAACCAGAAAGATTCTCGTTCTAGAAGAGAAACTTGTAAAACTAGCAGATCTAACTTTTATGACATTGACGAGTATCGGGCTGACATTTATCACTACTTCAAAAGTGTCGAA GTAATGCACAGACCAAAACCAGGATACATGAAAAAGCAACCAGATATTACGTATTCAATGCGAACAATTCTGGTTGATTGGCTAGTCGAAGTATCTGAGGAATATCGTCTACAAACGGAAACGTTGTACTTGGCTGTATCTTACATAGACCGATTTTTGTCTTACATGAGTGTAGTTAGAGCCAAGCTGCAGCTTGTTGGTACTGCTGCTATGTTCATTGCTGC AAAATACGAGGAAATTTACCCACCAGAAGTCGGCGAATTTGTGTACATCACGGATGATACTTACACAAAGAAACAAGTCCTGAGGATGGAGCACTTAATTTTAAGAGTACTATCATTCGATCTTACTGTTCCTACTCCACTAGCTTTCTTGATGGAGTACTGCATCAGCAATAATCtttcggaaaaaattcagtattTAGCGATG tATTTGTGTGAGTTGTCACTATTGGAAGCTGATCCTTACTTGCAATACTTACCAAGTCATTTAGCGGCATCAGCGATTGCGTTAGCTCGGCATACCTTACGAGAAGAGGTTTGGCCACACGAACTCGAGCTGTCTTCAGGGTACAGTTTGCAAGATCTTAAAGAGTGCATCAACCACCTTCAAAGGACATTCAAAAATGCACCAAATCTACCTCAACAGGCAATACAAGAGAAGTACAAATCTAACAA GTATGGACATGTTGCATTACTCTTACCAAGGAGCAGTGAGCCATTTGAGTGCGAAGACTCAGAGAGCGCCTAG
- the LOC116416968 gene encoding glutamate receptor ionotropic, delta-2 isoform X1, with protein MWRFCALIFISLGILVDCHEIDELISNLVAEASAGLFFPAAAVGALLCTKTENAVEFSKILSKNHVLNNQLNYDDFEENIVQYPVHQTTIFLDYDCPRASEALRKANNSGLFSAPIKWLILQDLRNAPNENCTETDCILNIFHDYAMFPDSEILIFERTSKNYVKILSVYRPSPVRDMMIEDRGFWSKEDGLKMKDAHVSSRRRRNLYMTPLKSSIVVTNPDTLNHLTDYRDEHVDTITKCNYVWLHHLVAAMNATVTYNVVNSWGYRDKNGSWNGMMGMLSRKEIDIGGTSMFLVGDRWADAHYIPLSTPTRAAFIFRQPPLSFVSNLFTLPFRPSVWIAIGILLIIIFLSLVISTKWEWVTKEVDSSGTPPPSLSDNLLLVVGAIAQQGFGRNPRTVPSRIVLLMLLLAALNLYASYSANIVALLQSTTTSIQTLRDLLDSPIKCGAQDIVYNRYYFNLEKDPVRRGIIDHKIEPKGGKSNWMSADDGIKNIRQGFFAFFMETGPGYKIIQETFEEDEKCGFREMYFIEHFDPMFTIVKQSPYVEIMRVNSLKIEESGLKSREMSKFYTKRPPCNGLSKFISVGLNECYFAFYTMGYGALIAFVVLFAEFAWMKSTAARRKNKLEKIHYDESLQSFG; from the exons ATGTGGAGGTTTTGCGCTCTGATATTCATTAGCTTGGGTATTCTGGTTGATTGCCACGAGATTGACGAATTAATTTCCAATCTTGTCGCGGAGGCTTCCGCCGGTCTGTTTTTCCCGGCTGCGGCAGTCGGTGCGTTGCTTTGCACAAAAACAG aaaacgCTGTAGAATTCTCGAAAATCTTGTCCAAAAATCATGTACTCAATAACCAATTGAACTATGACGATTTCGAAGAAAATATCGTTCAATACCCAGTGCATCAGACGACGATTTTCCTTGATTATGATTGTCCTAGGGCATCGGAAGCTTTGCGTAAG GCAAACAATTCAGGCTTGTTTTCTGCTCCAATCAAGTGGTTGATCCTTCAAGACTTGAGAAATGCTCCAAACGAAAACTGCACAGAGACAGACTGCATTTTGAACATCTTCCACGATTACGCGATGTTTCCCGACAGCGAAATCCTCATTTTCGAAAGAACTTCAAAAAATTACGTGAAGATATTGTCTGTGTATCGCCCGAGTCCTGTACGGGATATGATGATCGAAGATCGTGGATTCTGGAGCAAAGAAGACGGCTTGAAAATGAAAGATGCGCACGTCAGCTCTCGCAGAAGAAGGAATCTTTATATGACCCCATTGAAATCTAGTATCGTG GTAACGAATCCTGACACGCTGAATCATTTGACCGATTATCGCGACGAGCACGTGGACACTATCACGAAATGTAATTATGTATGGCTTCATCATCTTGTTGCTGCAATGAACGCAAC GGTTACATACAACGTGGTGAACAGCTGGGGATATCGCGATAAGAACGGTTCCTGGAACGGCATGATGGGTATGCTGAGCCGCAAGGAAATTGATATCGGCGGCACTTCGATGTTCCTCGTCGGCGACCGATGGGCTGACGCTCATTACATTCCTTTATCTACACCGACCAG GGCAGCGTTCATCTTTCGCCAACCACCACTATCTTTCGTTAGCAACCTATTCACGCTGCCATTTCGCCCTTCCGTGTGGATCGCGATAGGAATCTTGTTGATCATTATTTTCTTGTCACTGGTGATCTCTACAAAATGGGAGTGGGTCACCAAGGAAGTCGATTCGTCGGGGACTCCGCCACCGAGCTTGAGCGATAATCTTCTCCTCGTTGTTGGCGCTATTGCTCAGCAAG GATTTGGACGCAATCCACGTACTGTGCCGTCAAGGATCGTTTTGCTGATGCTCCTTCTGGCGGCTCTGAATTTGTATGCCTCCTATTCGGCCAACATCGTCGCTCTCTTACAATCTACTACGACATCGATTCAAACCTTGAGAGACTTGCTCGACAGTCCGATAAAGTGCGGTGCTCAGGACATTGTCTATAACCGTTACTACTTTAAC TTAGAAAAAGACCCAGTGCGCCGAGGCATTATAGATCACAAGATCGAGCCAAAAGGCGGCAAGTCGAACTGGATGTCGGCGGACGAtggaattaaaaatataagacAGGGCTTCTTCGCATTTTTCATGGAGACGGGTCCCGGCTACAAGATCATCCAGGAAACATTCGAGGAGGACGAGAAGTGTGGCTTCCGTGAAATGTACTTTATCGAACACTTCGATCCGATGTTTACGATCGTCAAGCAGTCACCTTACGTGGAAATAATGCGAGTCAA TTCGTTAAAAATCGAAGAATCTGGCCTGAAATCGAGAGAGATGTCGAAGTTTTATACAAAGCGACCCCCTTGCAACGGACTCAGCAAATTCATTAGCGTTGGGTTAAACGAATGCTACTTTGCATTCTATACAATGGGATATGGAGCTTTGATTGCGTTTGTCGTACTTTTTGCTGAATTCGCGTGGATGAAGAG TACTGCAGCGCGACGAAAAAATAAGCTTGAAAAGATTCATTACGACGAAAGTCTTCaatcgtttggttaa
- the LOC116416968 gene encoding glutamate receptor ionotropic, delta-2 isoform X2 encodes MWRFCALIFISLGILVDCHEIDELISNLVAEASAGLFFPAAAVGALLCTKTENAVEFSKILSKNHVLNNQLNYDDFEENIVQYPVHQTTIFLDYDCPRASEALRKWLILQDLRNAPNENCTETDCILNIFHDYAMFPDSEILIFERTSKNYVKILSVYRPSPVRDMMIEDRGFWSKEDGLKMKDAHVSSRRRRNLYMTPLKSSIVVTNPDTLNHLTDYRDEHVDTITKCNYVWLHHLVAAMNATVTYNVVNSWGYRDKNGSWNGMMGMLSRKEIDIGGTSMFLVGDRWADAHYIPLSTPTRAAFIFRQPPLSFVSNLFTLPFRPSVWIAIGILLIIIFLSLVISTKWEWVTKEVDSSGTPPPSLSDNLLLVVGAIAQQGFGRNPRTVPSRIVLLMLLLAALNLYASYSANIVALLQSTTTSIQTLRDLLDSPIKCGAQDIVYNRYYFNLEKDPVRRGIIDHKIEPKGGKSNWMSADDGIKNIRQGFFAFFMETGPGYKIIQETFEEDEKCGFREMYFIEHFDPMFTIVKQSPYVEIMRVNSLKIEESGLKSREMSKFYTKRPPCNGLSKFISVGLNECYFAFYTMGYGALIAFVVLFAEFAWMKSTAARRKNKLEKIHYDESLQSFG; translated from the exons ATGTGGAGGTTTTGCGCTCTGATATTCATTAGCTTGGGTATTCTGGTTGATTGCCACGAGATTGACGAATTAATTTCCAATCTTGTCGCGGAGGCTTCCGCCGGTCTGTTTTTCCCGGCTGCGGCAGTCGGTGCGTTGCTTTGCACAAAAACAG aaaacgCTGTAGAATTCTCGAAAATCTTGTCCAAAAATCATGTACTCAATAACCAATTGAACTATGACGATTTCGAAGAAAATATCGTTCAATACCCAGTGCATCAGACGACGATTTTCCTTGATTATGATTGTCCTAGGGCATCGGAAGCTTTGCGTAAG TGGTTGATCCTTCAAGACTTGAGAAATGCTCCAAACGAAAACTGCACAGAGACAGACTGCATTTTGAACATCTTCCACGATTACGCGATGTTTCCCGACAGCGAAATCCTCATTTTCGAAAGAACTTCAAAAAATTACGTGAAGATATTGTCTGTGTATCGCCCGAGTCCTGTACGGGATATGATGATCGAAGATCGTGGATTCTGGAGCAAAGAAGACGGCTTGAAAATGAAAGATGCGCACGTCAGCTCTCGCAGAAGAAGGAATCTTTATATGACCCCATTGAAATCTAGTATCGTG GTAACGAATCCTGACACGCTGAATCATTTGACCGATTATCGCGACGAGCACGTGGACACTATCACGAAATGTAATTATGTATGGCTTCATCATCTTGTTGCTGCAATGAACGCAAC GGTTACATACAACGTGGTGAACAGCTGGGGATATCGCGATAAGAACGGTTCCTGGAACGGCATGATGGGTATGCTGAGCCGCAAGGAAATTGATATCGGCGGCACTTCGATGTTCCTCGTCGGCGACCGATGGGCTGACGCTCATTACATTCCTTTATCTACACCGACCAG GGCAGCGTTCATCTTTCGCCAACCACCACTATCTTTCGTTAGCAACCTATTCACGCTGCCATTTCGCCCTTCCGTGTGGATCGCGATAGGAATCTTGTTGATCATTATTTTCTTGTCACTGGTGATCTCTACAAAATGGGAGTGGGTCACCAAGGAAGTCGATTCGTCGGGGACTCCGCCACCGAGCTTGAGCGATAATCTTCTCCTCGTTGTTGGCGCTATTGCTCAGCAAG GATTTGGACGCAATCCACGTACTGTGCCGTCAAGGATCGTTTTGCTGATGCTCCTTCTGGCGGCTCTGAATTTGTATGCCTCCTATTCGGCCAACATCGTCGCTCTCTTACAATCTACTACGACATCGATTCAAACCTTGAGAGACTTGCTCGACAGTCCGATAAAGTGCGGTGCTCAGGACATTGTCTATAACCGTTACTACTTTAAC TTAGAAAAAGACCCAGTGCGCCGAGGCATTATAGATCACAAGATCGAGCCAAAAGGCGGCAAGTCGAACTGGATGTCGGCGGACGAtggaattaaaaatataagacAGGGCTTCTTCGCATTTTTCATGGAGACGGGTCCCGGCTACAAGATCATCCAGGAAACATTCGAGGAGGACGAGAAGTGTGGCTTCCGTGAAATGTACTTTATCGAACACTTCGATCCGATGTTTACGATCGTCAAGCAGTCACCTTACGTGGAAATAATGCGAGTCAA TTCGTTAAAAATCGAAGAATCTGGCCTGAAATCGAGAGAGATGTCGAAGTTTTATACAAAGCGACCCCCTTGCAACGGACTCAGCAAATTCATTAGCGTTGGGTTAAACGAATGCTACTTTGCATTCTATACAATGGGATATGGAGCTTTGATTGCGTTTGTCGTACTTTTTGCTGAATTCGCGTGGATGAAGAG TACTGCAGCGCGACGAAAAAATAAGCTTGAAAAGATTCATTACGACGAAAGTCTTCaatcgtttggttaa